One window of Dama dama isolate Ldn47 chromosome 30, ASM3311817v1, whole genome shotgun sequence genomic DNA carries:
- the FNDC3A gene encoding fibronectin type-III domain-containing protein 3A isoform X5, translating into MMSPNGSVPPIYVPPGYAPQVIEDNGVRRVVVVPQAPEFHPGGHTVIHRSPHPPLPGFIPVPAMMHPPPRHMYSPVTGAGDMATQYMPQYQSSQVYGDVDAHSSHGRSNFRDERSSKTYERLQKKLKDRQGTQKDKMSSPPSSPQKCPSPISEHNGLTKGQNASGTNTGSVKNKSGKGKGGAQIDTEIEEKDEETKAFEALLSNIVKPVASDIQARTVVLTWSPPSSLINGETDETTVPELYGYEILVSSTGKDGKYKSVFAGEETSVTLNDLKPATDYHAKVQAEYNSIKGTPSEAETFTTLSCEPDIPNPPRIANRTKNSLTLQWKAPSDNGSKIQSFILEWDEGKGNGDFCQCYMGLQKQFKITKLSPAMGCKFRLSAKNDYGTSGVSEEVLYYTSGCAPSMPASPILTKAGVTWLSLQWSKPSGTPSDEGISYILEMEEETSGYGFKPKYDGEDLAYTVKNLRRSTKYKFKVIAYNSEGKSSPSEVVEFTTCPDKPGVPVKPSVKGKIHSHSFKITWDPPKDNGGAAINKYVVEMAEGSNGNKWDMIYSGATREHLCDRLNPGCFYRFRVYCISDGGQSAVSESLLVQTPAVPPGPCLPPRLQGRPKAKEIQLRWGPPLVNGGSPISCYGVEMSPVERDEPREVYQGPEVECTVSNLLPGKTYSFRLRAANKMGFGPFSEKHDITTAPGPPDQCKPPQVTCRSATCAQVNWEVPLSNGTDVTEYRLEWGGVEGSMQICYCGPGLSYELKGLSPATTYYCRVQALSIVGAGPFSEVVACMTPPSVPAIVTCLQEISDDDIENPDYSPSTCLAISWGKPCDHGSEILAYSIDFGDKQPLTVGKVTNYILDNLQPDTTYRIRIQALNSLGAGPFSHTIKLKTKPLPPDPPRLECVAFSHQNLKLKWGEGTPKTLSTDSVQYHLQMEDKNGRFVSLYRGPCHTYKVQRLNESTSYKFCIQACNEAGEGPLSQEYIFTTPKSVPAALKAPKIEKVNDHICDITWECLQPMKGDPVIYSLQVMVGKDSEFKQIYRGPDSSFRYSSLQLNCEYRFRVCAIRQCQDPAGHQDLVGPYSTTVLFISQRTEPPASASRDTVEGSRPGRALSDEQCAAVILVLFAFFSILIAFIIQYFVIK; encoded by the exons ATGCTCACTCTTCACATGGAAGGTCCAACTTTAGAGATGAAAGATCTAGTAAAACATATGAACGTTTGCAGAAAAAATTAAAGGATCGCCAAGGAACACAGAAAGATAAGATGAGCAGTCCACCATCATCACCCCAGAAATGCCCTTCTCCTATCAGTGAACATAATGGGCTTACAAAAGGGCAGAATGCTAGTGGTACAAACACAGGATCAGTGAAGAACAAGTCAGGAAAGGGGAAAGGTGGTGCACAAATTGATACAGAAATAGAAG aaaaagatgaagaaactaaagcttttgaagcacttctttcCAACATTGTCAAACCAGTG GCCTCAGACATCCAGGCAAGGACAGTAGTTCTTACCTGGTCACCACCTTCCAGCCTCATAAATGGTGAAACAGATGAGACTACTGTACCAGAGCTCTATGGTTATGAAATTCTGGTCTCAAGCACtggaaaagatgggaaatacaaaaGTGTTTTTGC aggaGAAGAAACCAGTGTCACTTTAAATGATCTCAAACCAGCTACAGATTACCATGCAAA AGTCCAGGCAGAATACAATTCTATAAAGGGAACGCCTTCTGAAGCTGAAACCTTTACCACCTTGAGCTGTGAACCTGACATACCTAACCCACCGAGGATAGCCAATCGGACCAAAAACTCACTCACTTTGCAGTGGAAG GCACCTAGTGACAATGGCTCTAAAATCCAAAGTTTTATTTTAGAATGGGATGAG ggaaaaggaaatggagactTTTGTCAGTGTTATATGGGCTTACAGAAGCAATTTAAAATTACTAAACTGTCACCAGCAATGGGTTGTAAATTTAGACTATCAGCCAAAAATGATTATGGTACAAG CGGTGTTAGTGAAGAAGTCTTATATTACACCTCAGGCTGTGCCCCATCTATGCCAGCAAGTCCTATATTAACTAAAGCCGGGGTTACTTGGTTATCCTTACAATGGAGTAAACCCTCAGGAACACCATCAGATGAAGGAATTTCTTACATTTTAGAGATGGAGGAAGAAACTTCA ggATATGGTTTTAAGCCTAAATATGATGGGGAAGACCTTGCTTACACAGTGAAAAATCTCAGACGTAGTACAAAGTATAAATTTAAG GTTATTGCTTATAACTCAGAAGGTAAAAGTAGTCCAAGTGAGGTGGTAGAGTTTACTACCTGTCCTGATAAACCCGGAGTCCCTGTAAAGCCTTCAGTTAAAGGAAAGATACATTCACatagttttaaaataacttggg ACCCACCAAAAGACAATGGAGGAGCAGCCATCAATAAATATGTAGTAGAGATGGCAGAAGGTTCTAACG GAAACAAATGGGATATGATATACAGTGGAGCTACTAGGGAACATCTTTGTGATCGACTGAATCCAGGCTGTTTCTATCGTTTTCGAGTTTACTGCATCAGTGATGGAGGACAGAGTGCG GTATCTGAATCTTTACTTGTGCAGACTCCAGCTGTGCCTCCTGGCCCATGCCTCCCTCCCAGATTACAGGGTAGacccaaagcaaaagaaatacagTTACGATGGG GACCCCCTCTGGTCAATGGTGGATCACCCATTTCTTGCTATGGGGTGGAAATGTCTCCTGTAGAAAGAGATGAACCCAGAGAAGTTTACCAAGGTCCTGAAGTAGAATGTACAGTGAGCAACCTTCTTCCTGGAAAGACTTACAGCTTCAGACTACGTGCAGCTAACAAAATGGGG tttgggccattttcagaaaaacatgaTATTACTACAGCTCCTGGACCACCAGATCAGTGTAAGCCCCCTCAAGTGACGTGCAGATCTGCAACTTGTGCACAAGTGAACTGGGAG GTCCCTTTGAGTAATGGAACTGATGTCACTGAATATCGATTGGAATGGGGAGGAGTTGAAGGAAGTATGCAGATATGTTACTGCGGGCCTGGTCTCAGTTACGAATTAAAAGGACTTTCACCAGCAACTACCTATTATTGCAGAGTCCAG GCTCTGAGCATTGTGGGTGCAGGCCCTTTTAGTGAAGTAGTAGCCTGTATGACTCCACCATCAGTTCCTGCTATTGTGACTTGTCTTCAAGAAATAAGTGATGATGATATAGAAAATCCCGATTATTCACCATCTACATGCCTTGCAATAAGCTGGGGAAAGCCTTGTGATCATGGTTCAGAAATCCTTGCCTACAGCATAGACTTTGGAGATAAACAGCCCTTGACAGTGGGAAAGGTTACAAACTACATTCTAGACAATCTGCAGCCAGATACAACATACAG AATACGAATTCAAGCCTTGAATAGCCTTGGAGCTGGTCCTTTCAGCcacacaataaaattaaaaactaaacccCTCCCTCCTGATCCACCTCGTCTGGAATGCGTTGCCTTCAGCCACCAGAACCTTAAACTGAAGTGGGGAGAAGGAACCCCAAAGACATTGTCAACAGATTCGGTTCAGTACCACCTTCAGATGGAGGATAAGAATGGAAG GTTTGTATCCTTATACAGAGGTCCATGTCATACATACAAAGTACAAAGACTTAATGAGTCGACGTCCTATAAATTCTGTATTCAAGCTTGTAATGAAGCAGGGGAAGGTCCTCTTTCCCAAGAATATATTTTCACTACTCCAAAATCTGTCCCAGCTGCCCTGAAAG CCCCCAAAATAGAGAAAGTAAATGATCACATTTGTGATATTACATGGGAGTGTTTACAGCCAATGAAAGGTGATCCAGTTATTTACAGTCTCCAGGTTATGGTGGGAAAAGATTCAGAGTTCAAACAG ATTTACAGAGGTCCTGACTCTTCATTCCGGTATTCAAGCCTTCAGCTGAACTGTGAATATCGTTTCCGCGTGTGTGCCATCCGCCAGTGCCAAGACCCTGCGGGGCATCAGGACCTCGTCGGTCCCTACAGCACGACAGTGCTCTTCATCTCCCAGAGGACTGAACCTCCAGCCAGCGCCAGCAGAGACACTGTGGAAGGCTCGAGGCCCGGGCGGGCACTCAGCGACGAGCAGTGCGCAGCCGTCATCCTCGTGCTCTTTGcgttcttttccattttgattgCCTTTATCATTCAGTACTTTGTAATCAAGtga
- the FNDC3A gene encoding fibronectin type-III domain-containing protein 3A isoform X4 produces MSGPAQVPMMSPNGSVPPIYVPPGYAPQVIEDNGVRRVVVVPQAPEFHPGGHTVIHRSPHPPLPGFIPVPAMMHPPPRHMYSPVTGAGDMATQYMPQYQSSQVYGDVDAHSSHGRSNFRDERSSKTYERLQKKLKDRQGTQKDKMSSPPSSPQKCPSPISEHNGLTKGQNASGTNTGSVKNKSGKGKGGAQIDTEIEEKDEETKAFEALLSNIVKPVASDIQARTVVLTWSPPSSLINGETDETTVPELYGYEILVSSTGKDGKYKSVFAGEETSVTLNDLKPATDYHAKVQAEYNSIKGTPSEAETFTTLSCEPDIPNPPRIANRTKNSLTLQWKAPSDNGSKIQSFILEWDEGKGNGDFCQCYMGLQKQFKITKLSPAMGCKFRLSAKNDYGTSGVSEEVLYYTSGCAPSMPASPILTKAGVTWLSLQWSKPSGTPSDEGISYILEMEEETSGYGFKPKYDGEDLAYTVKNLRRSTKYKFKVIAYNSEGKSSPSEVVEFTTCPDKPGVPVKPSVKGKIHSHSFKITWDPPKDNGGAAINKYVVEMAEGSNGNKWDMIYSGATREHLCDRLNPGCFYRFRVYCISDGGQSAVSESLLVQTPAVPPGPCLPPRLQGRPKAKEIQLRWGPPLVNGGSPISCYGVEMSPVERDEPREVYQGPEVECTVSNLLPGKTYSFRLRAANKMGFGPFSEKHDITTAPGPPDQCKPPQVTCRSATCAQVNWEVPLSNGTDVTEYRLEWGGVEGSMQICYCGPGLSYELKGLSPATTYYCRVQALSIVGAGPFSEVVACMTPPSVPAIVTCLQEISDDDIENPDYSPSTCLAISWGKPCDHGSEILAYSIDFGDKQPLTVGKVTNYILDNLQPDTTYRIRIQALNSLGAGPFSHTIKLKTKPLPPDPPRLECVAFSHQNLKLKWGEGTPKTLSTDSVQYHLQMEDKNGRFVSLYRGPCHTYKVQRLNESTSYKFCIQACNEAGEGPLSQEYIFTTPKSVPAALKAPKIEKVNDHICDITWECLQPMKGDPVIYSLQVMVGKDSEFKQIYRGPDSSFRYSSLQLNCEYRFRVCAIRQCQDPAGHQDLVGPYSTTVLFISQRTEPPASASRDTVEGSRPGRALSDEQCAAVILVLFAFFSILIAFIIQYFVIK; encoded by the exons ATGCTCACTCTTCACATGGAAGGTCCAACTTTAGAGATGAAAGATCTAGTAAAACATATGAACGTTTGCAGAAAAAATTAAAGGATCGCCAAGGAACACAGAAAGATAAGATGAGCAGTCCACCATCATCACCCCAGAAATGCCCTTCTCCTATCAGTGAACATAATGGGCTTACAAAAGGGCAGAATGCTAGTGGTACAAACACAGGATCAGTGAAGAACAAGTCAGGAAAGGGGAAAGGTGGTGCACAAATTGATACAGAAATAGAAG aaaaagatgaagaaactaaagcttttgaagcacttctttcCAACATTGTCAAACCAGTG GCCTCAGACATCCAGGCAAGGACAGTAGTTCTTACCTGGTCACCACCTTCCAGCCTCATAAATGGTGAAACAGATGAGACTACTGTACCAGAGCTCTATGGTTATGAAATTCTGGTCTCAAGCACtggaaaagatgggaaatacaaaaGTGTTTTTGC aggaGAAGAAACCAGTGTCACTTTAAATGATCTCAAACCAGCTACAGATTACCATGCAAA AGTCCAGGCAGAATACAATTCTATAAAGGGAACGCCTTCTGAAGCTGAAACCTTTACCACCTTGAGCTGTGAACCTGACATACCTAACCCACCGAGGATAGCCAATCGGACCAAAAACTCACTCACTTTGCAGTGGAAG GCACCTAGTGACAATGGCTCTAAAATCCAAAGTTTTATTTTAGAATGGGATGAG ggaaaaggaaatggagactTTTGTCAGTGTTATATGGGCTTACAGAAGCAATTTAAAATTACTAAACTGTCACCAGCAATGGGTTGTAAATTTAGACTATCAGCCAAAAATGATTATGGTACAAG CGGTGTTAGTGAAGAAGTCTTATATTACACCTCAGGCTGTGCCCCATCTATGCCAGCAAGTCCTATATTAACTAAAGCCGGGGTTACTTGGTTATCCTTACAATGGAGTAAACCCTCAGGAACACCATCAGATGAAGGAATTTCTTACATTTTAGAGATGGAGGAAGAAACTTCA ggATATGGTTTTAAGCCTAAATATGATGGGGAAGACCTTGCTTACACAGTGAAAAATCTCAGACGTAGTACAAAGTATAAATTTAAG GTTATTGCTTATAACTCAGAAGGTAAAAGTAGTCCAAGTGAGGTGGTAGAGTTTACTACCTGTCCTGATAAACCCGGAGTCCCTGTAAAGCCTTCAGTTAAAGGAAAGATACATTCACatagttttaaaataacttggg ACCCACCAAAAGACAATGGAGGAGCAGCCATCAATAAATATGTAGTAGAGATGGCAGAAGGTTCTAACG GAAACAAATGGGATATGATATACAGTGGAGCTACTAGGGAACATCTTTGTGATCGACTGAATCCAGGCTGTTTCTATCGTTTTCGAGTTTACTGCATCAGTGATGGAGGACAGAGTGCG GTATCTGAATCTTTACTTGTGCAGACTCCAGCTGTGCCTCCTGGCCCATGCCTCCCTCCCAGATTACAGGGTAGacccaaagcaaaagaaatacagTTACGATGGG GACCCCCTCTGGTCAATGGTGGATCACCCATTTCTTGCTATGGGGTGGAAATGTCTCCTGTAGAAAGAGATGAACCCAGAGAAGTTTACCAAGGTCCTGAAGTAGAATGTACAGTGAGCAACCTTCTTCCTGGAAAGACTTACAGCTTCAGACTACGTGCAGCTAACAAAATGGGG tttgggccattttcagaaaaacatgaTATTACTACAGCTCCTGGACCACCAGATCAGTGTAAGCCCCCTCAAGTGACGTGCAGATCTGCAACTTGTGCACAAGTGAACTGGGAG GTCCCTTTGAGTAATGGAACTGATGTCACTGAATATCGATTGGAATGGGGAGGAGTTGAAGGAAGTATGCAGATATGTTACTGCGGGCCTGGTCTCAGTTACGAATTAAAAGGACTTTCACCAGCAACTACCTATTATTGCAGAGTCCAG GCTCTGAGCATTGTGGGTGCAGGCCCTTTTAGTGAAGTAGTAGCCTGTATGACTCCACCATCAGTTCCTGCTATTGTGACTTGTCTTCAAGAAATAAGTGATGATGATATAGAAAATCCCGATTATTCACCATCTACATGCCTTGCAATAAGCTGGGGAAAGCCTTGTGATCATGGTTCAGAAATCCTTGCCTACAGCATAGACTTTGGAGATAAACAGCCCTTGACAGTGGGAAAGGTTACAAACTACATTCTAGACAATCTGCAGCCAGATACAACATACAG AATACGAATTCAAGCCTTGAATAGCCTTGGAGCTGGTCCTTTCAGCcacacaataaaattaaaaactaaacccCTCCCTCCTGATCCACCTCGTCTGGAATGCGTTGCCTTCAGCCACCAGAACCTTAAACTGAAGTGGGGAGAAGGAACCCCAAAGACATTGTCAACAGATTCGGTTCAGTACCACCTTCAGATGGAGGATAAGAATGGAAG GTTTGTATCCTTATACAGAGGTCCATGTCATACATACAAAGTACAAAGACTTAATGAGTCGACGTCCTATAAATTCTGTATTCAAGCTTGTAATGAAGCAGGGGAAGGTCCTCTTTCCCAAGAATATATTTTCACTACTCCAAAATCTGTCCCAGCTGCCCTGAAAG CCCCCAAAATAGAGAAAGTAAATGATCACATTTGTGATATTACATGGGAGTGTTTACAGCCAATGAAAGGTGATCCAGTTATTTACAGTCTCCAGGTTATGGTGGGAAAAGATTCAGAGTTCAAACAG ATTTACAGAGGTCCTGACTCTTCATTCCGGTATTCAAGCCTTCAGCTGAACTGTGAATATCGTTTCCGCGTGTGTGCCATCCGCCAGTGCCAAGACCCTGCGGGGCATCAGGACCTCGTCGGTCCCTACAGCACGACAGTGCTCTTCATCTCCCAGAGGACTGAACCTCCAGCCAGCGCCAGCAGAGACACTGTGGAAGGCTCGAGGCCCGGGCGGGCACTCAGCGACGAGCAGTGCGCAGCCGTCATCCTCGTGCTCTTTGcgttcttttccattttgattgCCTTTATCATTCAGTACTTTGTAATCAAGtga